One segment of Variovorax sp. PAMC28562 DNA contains the following:
- a CDS encoding efflux RND transporter permease subunit yields the protein MIDAFVTTCLKRRGIVWLVFAMAAGYGAWCWTQLPLEAYPDIADTTSQVVTQVPGLAAEEVEKQITIPLEREIMGTPGMYVMRSKSTFGLSLITVVFRDGAEDYWSRQRLQERIGGVALPYSAQPGLDALTSPIGEIYRYTLESKTRDLRELSELQRWKVIPRLKQVAGVADVSNFGGLTTQFMVEFDPAKLSKYNITLAQVTQAINANNSSAGGSVLTRGQQGFVVRGVGLISGLADLAQIVVSQKNGVPVLVKDLGEVKLGNKERQGILGKDRNPDTIEGVTLLLKGENPSTVLDGVHEAVRDLNDNVLPQDVKVVPYLDRTMLVQATVHTVGKTLLEGMTLVTLVLLLFLGSPRAALIVALTIPMSLLTAFAFMHQLKIPANLLSLGAIDFGIVVDAAIVVMENILRQREAHADRPLKPRDVLKATLQVTRPIFFGMVVIITAYTPLFAFQRIEYKLFAPMAFAIGFALVGALAVGLLLIPGLAYLAYRKPRRVFHNRALEALGHWYEQLLRRIVGQRALTLAAFALAFVCVIGAAATIGRDFLPYLDEGSLWLQVTLPPGISLDKATQMSNKLRDATREFDEVSYVVTQLGRNDDGTDPWTASHIEVSVGLHPQAEWKSGLSKQELISGLAARFAQLPGTQVGFTQPMIDGVLDKLAGAHSDLVVKIYGNDFKETRRIASDIDQVLSAVPGAADVIIDQEPPLPQLRIEVDRAAAARYGINVADIADLIGTGIGGAPVAQLFVDERRYDIAVRFTPQSRSDPDAIGRLVLSAPGGAKVALSQVATLRLDDGESTITREMGKRHLTVRLNLRGRDLSSFLEDAHTQIEAKVKYNHAHIQLAWGGQFENQQRAQARLMLIMPMVIVLMFALLFAQFKNLWQPSLILLAVPLGALGGFVALHLRDMTLNVSSAVGFIALFGVTVMNGIIMVSNLNRLRVEEKLPLREAVIQGARERFRPVLMTATVAALGLLPAALAHGLGSDVQRPLATVVVGGLVTATGLTLVWLPALYYLVASRLEAMNARHAQAHADLTDPAGAAT from the coding sequence ATGATTGACGCATTCGTCACCACCTGCCTGAAGCGGCGCGGCATCGTCTGGCTGGTGTTCGCCATGGCGGCCGGCTACGGCGCCTGGTGCTGGACCCAGCTGCCGCTCGAGGCTTACCCGGACATTGCCGACACCACCTCGCAGGTGGTCACGCAGGTGCCGGGGCTGGCCGCCGAAGAGGTCGAAAAGCAGATCACGATTCCGCTCGAGCGCGAGATCATGGGCACGCCCGGCATGTACGTGATGCGCTCCAAGAGCACCTTCGGTCTGTCGCTGATCACCGTCGTGTTCCGCGATGGCGCCGAAGACTACTGGTCGCGCCAGCGACTGCAGGAGCGCATCGGTGGCGTCGCCCTGCCGTACAGCGCGCAGCCCGGCCTCGACGCGCTGACATCGCCCATCGGCGAGATCTACCGCTACACCCTCGAATCGAAAACACGCGACCTGCGTGAGTTGTCGGAGTTGCAGCGCTGGAAGGTGATCCCGCGCCTGAAGCAGGTGGCGGGCGTCGCCGACGTGTCGAACTTCGGCGGGCTCACCACGCAATTCATGGTGGAGTTCGATCCGGCCAAGCTCAGCAAATACAACATCACGCTGGCCCAGGTCACGCAGGCGATCAACGCCAACAATTCGAGCGCTGGCGGCAGTGTGCTGACGCGCGGCCAACAAGGTTTCGTGGTGCGCGGCGTGGGGCTCATCAGCGGTCTGGCCGACCTGGCGCAGATCGTGGTGAGCCAGAAGAACGGCGTACCCGTGCTCGTGAAAGACCTCGGCGAAGTCAAGCTCGGCAACAAGGAGCGGCAAGGCATTCTCGGCAAGGACCGCAACCCCGACACCATCGAAGGCGTGACGCTGCTGCTCAAGGGAGAGAACCCTTCGACGGTGCTCGACGGTGTGCACGAAGCGGTGCGCGACCTCAACGACAACGTGCTGCCGCAAGACGTCAAGGTCGTGCCCTACCTGGACCGCACCATGCTGGTCCAGGCGACGGTGCATACGGTCGGCAAGACATTGCTCGAAGGCATGACGCTGGTCACGCTGGTGCTGCTGCTATTCCTGGGCAGCCCGCGCGCGGCGCTGATCGTGGCGCTGACCATTCCGATGTCGTTGCTGACGGCTTTCGCCTTCATGCACCAGCTGAAGATCCCGGCCAACCTGCTGTCCCTGGGCGCGATCGATTTCGGCATCGTGGTGGACGCGGCCATCGTCGTGATGGAGAACATCCTGCGCCAGCGCGAGGCGCATGCAGACCGACCCCTGAAGCCGCGCGACGTGCTCAAGGCCACCTTGCAGGTGACGCGTCCGATCTTCTTCGGCATGGTCGTCATCATCACGGCCTATACGCCGCTGTTCGCCTTTCAGCGCATCGAATACAAGCTCTTTGCACCGATGGCTTTTGCGATCGGCTTTGCACTGGTCGGCGCGCTGGCGGTCGGGTTGCTGCTGATCCCGGGGCTGGCCTACCTGGCCTACCGCAAGCCACGCCGCGTGTTCCACAACCGGGCACTCGAAGCGCTCGGCCACTGGTACGAACAACTGCTGCGACGCATCGTCGGGCAACGCGCGTTGACGCTGGCCGCTTTTGCGCTGGCCTTCGTCTGCGTGATCGGCGCGGCGGCGACCATCGGGCGCGACTTTCTGCCCTACCTCGACGAAGGTTCGCTCTGGTTGCAGGTCACGTTGCCGCCCGGTATTTCGCTCGACAAGGCGACGCAGATGTCGAACAAGTTGCGCGACGCCACGCGTGAATTCGACGAGGTCTCGTACGTCGTCACGCAACTCGGCCGCAACGATGACGGCACCGATCCATGGACCGCGTCGCACATCGAGGTGAGCGTCGGACTACATCCCCAGGCCGAATGGAAATCGGGTCTCAGCAAGCAGGAGTTGATCAGTGGGCTGGCGGCGCGCTTTGCGCAGTTGCCCGGCACGCAGGTCGGCTTCACGCAACCGATGATCGACGGCGTGCTCGACAAGCTCGCCGGCGCGCACAGCGATCTGGTGGTCAAGATCTACGGCAACGACTTCAAGGAAACGCGGCGCATCGCCAGCGACATCGACCAGGTGCTTTCCGCCGTACCCGGTGCAGCCGACGTCATCATCGACCAGGAGCCACCGCTGCCGCAGTTGCGCATCGAGGTCGACCGGGCTGCAGCAGCGCGCTATGGCATCAACGTCGCGGACATCGCGGACCTGATCGGCACCGGCATTGGCGGTGCACCGGTGGCGCAGTTGTTCGTCGACGAGCGGCGCTACGACATCGCCGTGCGTTTCACGCCGCAGAGCCGGAGCGACCCCGACGCGATCGGCCGGCTGGTGCTGAGCGCACCTGGTGGTGCCAAGGTGGCGCTGTCTCAGGTCGCAACGCTGCGGCTGGACGATGGCGAGAGCACCATCACGCGCGAGATGGGCAAGCGGCATCTGACGGTGCGGCTGAATCTGCGCGGGCGCGATCTGTCGTCCTTTCTGGAAGATGCGCACACCCAGATCGAGGCCAAAGTGAAGTACAACCACGCGCACATCCAGCTTGCGTGGGGCGGCCAGTTCGAGAACCAGCAGCGGGCCCAGGCGCGGCTGATGCTCATCATGCCGATGGTCATCGTCCTGATGTTCGCGCTGCTTTTTGCGCAGTTCAAGAACTTGTGGCAACCGTCGTTGATCCTGCTGGCCGTGCCGCTCGGCGCGCTCGGTGGTTTCGTTGCCTTGCATCTTCGCGACATGACGCTCAACGTGTCGAGTGCGGTCGGCTTCATTGCTTTGTTCGGCGTCACGGTGATGAACGGCATCATCATGGTGTCGAACCTGAACCGGTTGCGCGTGGAAGAAAAGCTGCCGCTGCGCGAGGCGGTGATCCAGGGCGCTCGGGAACGTTTTCGTCCGGTGCTGATGACGGCGACGGTGGCAGCCCTCGGCTTGCTGCCGGCCGCGCTTGCGCACGGGCTCGGCAGCGATGTGCAGCGTCCGCTGGCCACGGTGGTGGTGGGTGGCCTGGTCACCGCGACCGGTCTGACGCTGGTCTGGTTGCCGGCGCTCTACTACCTGGTCGCAAGCCGGCTCGAGGCCATGAACGCACGTCACGCCCAAGCGCATGCCGACCTGACAGACCCCGCTGGAGCAGCCACATGA
- a CDS encoding ABC transporter substrate-binding protein, translating into MTFKLATLAAVLATTMLGTAHADLTIGVVQPLTGPASGLGIPVNKAIALWPKTIAGQTLKVIVLDDASDPTTGVKAAQRLVTDDKVDVIVGSSATPVAAPMAEVTAESGTPQLSTSPAGLPPGKDKWFFRLPQSNGVMAYAVIEHMKKQNIKTVGFLGYTDAYGELWLKAFTEQGAKAGIKVVGVERFARADTSVTAQALKLTSANPDAILIVASGSGAGMPQKAIVERGYKGKIYQTHAAASPDLMRTAGKDADGAFVVSGPAMIGTQLPDSHPSKKAAVAFVQQYEQAYGPGSRNQFAGHGTDALTVLEIAVPVALKKAKPGTPEFRAALRDAMENMGRTVLAHGVLNWTADDHWGYTNETGVMLKVVNGEFKVEQ; encoded by the coding sequence ATGACTTTCAAACTCGCCACCCTTGCCGCCGTGCTGGCCACGACGATGCTGGGCACCGCCCATGCCGATCTCACCATTGGCGTGGTGCAACCACTCACCGGACCGGCTTCCGGCCTCGGCATTCCTGTCAACAAAGCCATCGCGCTCTGGCCCAAGACCATCGCGGGGCAGACGCTCAAGGTGATCGTGCTCGACGACGCGAGCGACCCGACGACGGGCGTCAAGGCCGCGCAGCGACTGGTCACCGACGACAAGGTCGACGTCATCGTCGGCTCGTCCGCCACACCGGTGGCCGCACCGATGGCCGAGGTCACGGCCGAGTCCGGAACGCCGCAACTGTCGACGTCCCCAGCCGGGCTGCCACCCGGCAAAGACAAGTGGTTCTTCAGGCTGCCGCAGTCGAACGGTGTCATGGCCTACGCGGTCATCGAGCACATGAAAAAGCAGAACATCAAGACGGTGGGCTTTCTCGGCTACACCGATGCATACGGCGAGCTGTGGCTCAAGGCATTTACCGAGCAGGGCGCCAAGGCCGGCATCAAGGTCGTCGGCGTGGAGCGCTTTGCACGCGCCGACACCAGCGTGACAGCGCAAGCGCTCAAGCTGACTTCTGCCAACCCCGACGCGATCCTGATCGTGGCCTCGGGCAGCGGCGCCGGCATGCCGCAAAAAGCCATTGTCGAGCGCGGCTACAAGGGCAAGATCTATCAGACGCACGCAGCCGCATCACCCGACCTGATGCGCACTGCCGGAAAAGATGCAGACGGCGCCTTCGTCGTCTCCGGCCCCGCCATGATCGGCACCCAGTTGCCCGACAGCCATCCGTCGAAGAAGGCCGCGGTGGCGTTCGTGCAGCAATACGAACAAGCTTATGGACCGGGCTCGCGCAACCAGTTCGCAGGTCACGGCACGGATGCATTGACCGTACTCGAAATCGCCGTGCCAGTCGCGCTGAAAAAGGCCAAGCCCGGCACGCCTGAGTTTCGTGCTGCATTGCGCGATGCCATGGAAAACATGGGCCGCACCGTGCTGGCCCACGGCGTCCTCAACTGGACGGCCGACGACCATTGGGGCTACACCAACGAGACCGGCGTGATGCTCAAGGTGGTGAACGGGGAGTTCAAGGTCGAGCAGTGA
- a CDS encoding oleate hydratase, translating to MSTPNRRRRAFLVGGGIASLSAAVLLIRDGGFQGTDIFIFEEMQVAGGALDGSGDAKAGYVTRGGRMWTEEAYVCMWNVLDAVPDRHGAGSLKDAVWDFNEALQSHANARLIDRQHRILDAADLGFDARDRLDVLRLLATPERMFGAERIEDCFTEHFFNSNFWAMWRTTFAFQNWHSAVEMRRYLLRFLQELPRIHTLAGVRRTALNQYDSIVRPMQDWLAGQGVAFQFGTKVVDMDFEDFAEMTEVARNTDGLRVTAIHCKRGDEFFSHQVGSDDLVFATLGSMTADARIGDNDHAPALLRDKRDGGWTLWENLARKVPTLGRPETFNGNVDESKWESFTVTLRSPLLVKRIEAYSGNAPGTGGLMTFKDSPWLMSIVVPHAPHFAGQPEGVYTIWGYGLFIDKKGDYVDKSMAESSGEEILTELMHQLGFEDILDEVRRTSTVIPVMLPYITSQFERREPTDRPAVVPGGTRNFAVLGQYVEIPEDVVFTVEYSVRSAMHAVYGLLHLKNEIPAIYHGAVHPKVALQSFKALML from the coding sequence ATGTCGACCCCGAACCGCAGGCGCAGGGCTTTTCTCGTTGGCGGCGGCATCGCGTCGTTGTCGGCCGCCGTGCTGTTGATTCGTGATGGCGGATTTCAGGGTACCGACATCTTCATCTTCGAAGAGATGCAGGTGGCAGGCGGCGCACTGGACGGTTCAGGCGATGCAAAAGCAGGTTACGTGACGCGCGGCGGCCGCATGTGGACCGAAGAGGCTTATGTCTGCATGTGGAATGTGCTGGATGCGGTGCCGGACCGTCACGGCGCAGGGTCGCTGAAAGACGCGGTGTGGGACTTCAACGAAGCTTTGCAATCGCACGCCAACGCGCGGCTCATCGACCGGCAGCACCGCATCCTCGATGCGGCCGATCTGGGCTTCGATGCGCGCGACCGCCTCGATGTGCTGCGCCTGCTCGCCACGCCGGAGCGCATGTTCGGCGCCGAGCGTATCGAAGACTGCTTCACCGAGCACTTTTTCAACTCCAACTTCTGGGCGATGTGGCGTACAACCTTCGCCTTCCAAAACTGGCACAGCGCCGTCGAAATGCGACGCTATTTGCTCCGCTTCCTGCAGGAGCTGCCGCGCATTCACACGCTGGCCGGCGTTCGTCGCACAGCCTTGAATCAGTACGACTCGATCGTCCGGCCGATGCAGGACTGGCTCGCGGGGCAAGGCGTGGCGTTCCAGTTCGGAACCAAGGTCGTGGACATGGATTTCGAAGACTTCGCAGAGATGACCGAGGTCGCGCGCAACACCGACGGCTTGCGCGTCACTGCCATCCATTGCAAACGCGGCGACGAGTTCTTCTCGCATCAGGTCGGGTCCGACGATCTGGTCTTTGCCACGCTCGGTTCGATGACCGCCGACGCCCGCATCGGCGACAACGATCACGCCCCGGCACTGTTGCGAGACAAGCGCGACGGCGGCTGGACGCTTTGGGAAAACCTCGCGCGCAAGGTGCCGACCCTGGGCCGACCGGAGACGTTCAACGGCAACGTCGACGAGAGCAAGTGGGAGTCTTTCACCGTCACGCTGCGAAGCCCCTTGCTGGTGAAGCGCATCGAAGCGTACTCAGGCAACGCGCCGGGCACGGGCGGCCTCATGACGTTCAAGGACTCGCCGTGGTTGATGTCGATCGTCGTGCCGCACGCCCCGCACTTCGCGGGTCAACCCGAGGGCGTCTACACGATATGGGGCTATGGGCTCTTCATCGACAAGAAGGGCGACTACGTCGACAAGTCGATGGCCGAGAGCAGCGGTGAAGAAATCCTGACCGAGTTGATGCACCAGTTGGGCTTCGAAGACATCCTCGACGAAGTGCGTCGCACCAGCACCGTGATCCCGGTGATGCTGCCTTACATCACGAGTCAGTTCGAGCGTCGCGAGCCGACGGATCGGCCCGCTGTCGTTCCCGGTGGCACCCGCAATTTCGCGGTGCTCGGCCAGTATGTGGAGATTCCGGAAGATGTGGTGTTCACTGTCGAGTATTCGGTGCGCAGCGCGATGCATGCGGTGTACGGGCTGCTGCACCTGAAGAACGAGATTCCTGCGATCTATCACGGGGCAGTGCATCCCAAGGTGGCGCTGCAGAGCTTCAAGGCGCTCATGCTTTGA
- a CDS encoding efflux RND transporter periplasmic adaptor subunit, producing the protein MHDDKGKSRRALPVICAVALIAIGIAWWFMASRAHAAEAAKAVPVRVLEHVGAQVVVPEGSPLRQSLVVAGADAQAIEVPLSLPAVVEADPAKLVKVSPPVTGRVASLDKGLGDAVRVGDVLFRIDSADLAQVRSDAQKARSTLALATQALERQRALGASGIAANREIEQARNDFDQAQSEVARTGARLMQLGAGQADKSDAGPGTAGTGRLLAVRSPVAGRVIDLSAAQGAYWNDATASLMTVADLSRVFVTASAGEADLKALFLGQPVRVVLDAFPGEALSGTVRYIGEVLDPDTRRVKVRMVFDNRDGRLKPGMFANATFLSKPHNGLLVPMDAVVQSGLHSRVFVEASPWHFEPRVVRVGPRVGDRIEVLAGLKSGERVVVQDGVLLDD; encoded by the coding sequence ATGCATGACGACAAAGGAAAGTCGCGCCGCGCGCTGCCCGTGATTTGCGCCGTGGCGCTGATCGCCATTGGCATCGCATGGTGGTTCATGGCAAGTCGGGCACATGCCGCCGAGGCGGCAAAGGCCGTGCCGGTGCGTGTGCTGGAGCACGTCGGTGCCCAGGTGGTGGTCCCCGAGGGCTCGCCCTTGCGACAGTCACTTGTCGTGGCCGGAGCCGACGCGCAGGCGATCGAGGTGCCGCTGTCGCTGCCGGCGGTGGTCGAGGCCGATCCGGCCAAACTGGTCAAGGTGTCGCCGCCCGTGACCGGGCGCGTGGCGAGCCTGGACAAAGGGCTGGGCGATGCGGTGCGTGTGGGCGATGTGCTGTTCCGAATCGATTCTGCCGATCTGGCGCAGGTACGCAGCGACGCACAAAAGGCCCGGTCGACCCTGGCGCTCGCGACGCAGGCGCTGGAGCGGCAACGCGCGCTCGGCGCGTCCGGCATTGCGGCCAATCGCGAGATCGAACAGGCGCGCAACGATTTCGACCAGGCGCAAAGCGAAGTGGCGCGCACCGGGGCGCGTCTGATGCAACTCGGCGCAGGGCAGGCCGACAAGTCGGATGCAGGGCCGGGCACGGCCGGCACGGGCCGCCTGCTGGCCGTGCGCTCGCCGGTGGCGGGCCGCGTGATCGACCTGAGCGCTGCGCAGGGCGCGTACTGGAACGATGCCACCGCCTCGCTGATGACGGTGGCCGATCTGTCCAGAGTATTCGTCACCGCCAGTGCGGGCGAGGCGGATCTGAAGGCGCTGTTCCTCGGCCAGCCGGTGCGGGTGGTCCTCGACGCTTTTCCCGGCGAAGCCCTGAGCGGCACGGTGCGCTACATCGGCGAAGTGCTCGACCCCGACACCCGGCGCGTCAAGGTGCGCATGGTGTTCGACAACCGCGACGGCCGGCTGAAGCCGGGCATGTTCGCCAACGCCACCTTTCTGTCGAAGCCGCACAACGGATTGCTGGTGCCGATGGACGCGGTGGTGCAAAGCGGATTGCACAGCCGCGTGTTCGTGGAGGCATCGCCCTGGCATTTCGAGCCGCGCGTGGTGCGTGTCGGCCCACGGGTCGGCGACCGGATCGAGGTGCTTGCCGGCCTGAAGAGCGGCGAGCGCGTGGTGGTGCAGGACGGAGTGCTGCTGGATGATTGA
- a CDS encoding sensor histidine kinase, producing the protein MISFRRRLTLVHQAVIVVVLTVTALAAYWTLSREVHAQLDAALLALAETEAAALPEQGGQAVTVHEAVAAGAPPSFERLDRLLQIVGADGEVLARSRNLGAARLPLSPDLSRRLAAGEVVFETLHSFGSEPTRLVSLPVQGHGNVRAVQVAGSLDDVDRVVETASVLFGVMGATLLLAVGAAGFLLTRGAFNAIGDVVEQAHRIGDASLGRRLPHPGTDDEIGRLVQTLNEMLDRLEHGFDAQKRFTADASHELRSPLSRLRTELELALRRPREPAAYVEAMRSCVEEVERLTLLVEELLTLARLDAGQERGPTETASLKALIEEAMARQESAAQERGVRMALAPSAMRHELMVARGPASLVLANLLDNAVKFSPHGGRVTVQLAAEGAEARVSVGDEGPGIQKQDLPYVFERFYRGAAARAGAVPGIGLGLALSHAIVKAHGGRIEASSPVGGGALFTVSLPFADAAVTARP; encoded by the coding sequence ATGATCAGTTTTCGCCGCCGGCTCACGCTGGTGCACCAGGCCGTCATTGTCGTGGTGCTGACCGTGACGGCGCTGGCCGCCTACTGGACGCTGTCGCGCGAGGTGCATGCGCAGCTCGACGCGGCCCTGTTGGCGCTGGCTGAAACCGAAGCCGCTGCGCTGCCCGAGCAAGGCGGTCAGGCCGTCACCGTGCACGAGGCGGTGGCCGCAGGTGCGCCACCATCGTTCGAGCGGCTCGACCGTCTGCTGCAGATCGTCGGCGCCGACGGCGAGGTGCTGGCGCGCAGCCGCAACCTCGGCGCGGCCCGCCTGCCGCTGTCGCCCGATCTTTCCAGGCGACTTGCAGCGGGTGAAGTGGTGTTCGAGACACTCCACAGCTTCGGCAGTGAGCCGACGCGCCTGGTGTCACTGCCGGTGCAGGGCCACGGCAATGTGCGCGCCGTGCAGGTAGCCGGCTCGCTGGACGACGTCGACCGCGTGGTCGAGACCGCCAGCGTGCTGTTCGGCGTAATGGGCGCGACGCTGCTGCTGGCCGTCGGCGCGGCGGGTTTCCTGCTGACGCGCGGCGCCTTCAACGCGATCGGTGATGTGGTCGAACAGGCACACCGGATCGGCGATGCCAGCCTGGGTCGTCGCTTGCCGCACCCGGGCACTGACGACGAGATCGGCCGGCTGGTGCAGACGCTCAACGAGATGCTTGACCGCCTGGAGCACGGCTTCGATGCACAGAAACGCTTTACCGCCGACGCGTCGCACGAACTGCGCTCGCCCTTGTCGCGCCTGCGCACCGAACTCGAACTCGCGTTACGCCGGCCTCGGGAGCCAGCCGCTTATGTAGAAGCGATGCGCTCGTGCGTCGAAGAAGTCGAACGTCTCACCTTGCTGGTCGAAGAACTGCTCACGCTGGCGCGGCTCGATGCTGGTCAGGAGCGCGGGCCGACCGAAACCGCGTCGCTGAAAGCGCTGATCGAGGAGGCGATGGCGCGCCAGGAGAGCGCTGCTCAGGAGCGTGGCGTGCGCATGGCGCTAGCGCCATCGGCGATGCGGCACGAGCTGATGGTGGCGCGCGGGCCGGCGAGTCTGGTGCTGGCCAATCTGCTGGACAACGCAGTCAAGTTTTCACCGCATGGCGGCCGGGTGACGGTGCAACTGGCGGCCGAAGGCGCCGAAGCCCGGGTGAGCGTGGGCGACGAAGGCCCTGGCATCCAGAAGCAGGATCTGCCCTACGTGTTCGAGCGCTTCTATCGCGGCGCCGCAGCACGTGCCGGTGCGGTGCCGGGAATCGGCCTGGGACTGGCGCTGTCGCACGCCATCGTGAAGGCACATGGCGGTCGCATCGAGGCGTCGAGCCCCGTAGGCGGCGGCGCACTTTTTACAGTGTCGCTGCCGTTCGCCGACGCTGCGGTCACTGCTCGACCTTGA
- a CDS encoding efflux transporter outer membrane subunit — translation MKRIAWTVAGVFLIAGCAVGPDFKPPVAPVTDRYTAEPLAQAQTQTQDTAGVGLQRFVDGRTISEKWWSVFQSAPLDAMVRQALAANADVEAARASLRIAQENVLAQQGTFFPTVGAQFTPIRQSVATSLASPVASGGNLYSLHTAQLNIAYAPDVFGGNRRQLESLQSLSDVQRFQLEAAQLTLTANLVATVIQRAAVRAQIDAAREIVALADSQLTMVRRQQALGQVGTADVAAQEALLAQLEATLPPLQKQQAQQRNLLAVLLGRLPSDADIPEIGLDALQLPGELPLSLPSQLVVQRPDVRAAEAQWHAANAQIGVALAARLPNFELTANVGTTALRLSQLATAGTAFWSIGANLVQPLFDAGTLMHRQRAAEATQAQAAAQYRSTVLGAFQNVADTLNAIQADAATLAAQNRAEQAAARSFDIARAQRDAGATGSFAVLVAQQALRQAAIARIQAQSARLADSVALFQALGGGWLQAVDARRSEVGVVSSNGQGN, via the coding sequence ATGAAGCGCATTGCATGGACCGTCGCCGGCGTCTTTCTGATCGCTGGGTGCGCGGTAGGCCCGGACTTCAAGCCGCCCGTGGCGCCGGTCACCGACCGCTACACGGCCGAGCCTTTGGCGCAGGCGCAGACGCAGACTCAGGACACCGCTGGCGTTGGACTCCAACGCTTTGTCGATGGCCGGACGATTTCGGAGAAATGGTGGTCGGTGTTTCAATCGGCACCGCTCGATGCGATGGTCCGGCAGGCGCTGGCAGCCAACGCCGACGTCGAGGCAGCGCGGGCATCGCTTCGCATCGCGCAGGAGAACGTGCTGGCGCAGCAGGGCACTTTCTTTCCTACGGTCGGGGCGCAGTTCACGCCCATACGGCAGTCGGTGGCAACGTCGCTCGCGAGCCCGGTTGCCTCAGGTGGCAACCTCTACAGCCTGCACACGGCGCAGCTCAACATCGCCTACGCGCCGGACGTGTTCGGCGGCAATCGACGGCAGCTCGAATCGTTGCAGTCGCTGTCGGACGTGCAGCGCTTTCAGCTGGAGGCCGCGCAGCTCACGCTGACGGCCAACCTGGTCGCGACGGTGATCCAGCGCGCTGCAGTACGCGCTCAGATCGATGCCGCGCGAGAGATCGTCGCGCTGGCCGATTCGCAGCTGACGATGGTGCGCCGCCAGCAGGCGCTCGGCCAGGTCGGTACGGCCGATGTGGCCGCACAAGAGGCGCTGCTCGCCCAGCTCGAAGCAACTTTGCCGCCACTGCAAAAGCAGCAGGCGCAACAACGCAACCTGCTCGCGGTGTTGCTGGGCCGGCTGCCGAGCGACGCGGACATTCCGGAGATCGGCCTCGACGCATTGCAGTTGCCGGGTGAGCTGCCGCTGAGCCTGCCTTCGCAACTGGTCGTGCAGCGGCCCGATGTTCGCGCCGCCGAAGCCCAGTGGCACGCCGCCAATGCGCAGATCGGCGTGGCGCTGGCCGCCAGGCTGCCGAACTTCGAACTCACCGCGAACGTCGGCACCACCGCGTTGCGGCTGTCGCAGCTCGCGACAGCCGGCACCGCCTTCTGGAGCATCGGGGCAAACCTCGTGCAGCCGCTGTTCGATGCCGGCACGCTGATGCACCGGCAGCGTGCAGCGGAGGCCACGCAGGCGCAGGCCGCAGCGCAGTACCGCAGCACGGTGCTGGGCGCGTTCCAGAACGTTGCCGACACGCTGAACGCGATCCAGGCCGATGCGGCGACCCTGGCCGCGCAAAACCGTGCCGAGCAGGCGGCCGCGCGCAGCTTCGACATCGCCCGCGCGCAGCGCGACGCCGGCGCTACCGGATCGTTTGCCGTGCTGGTCGCGCAGCAGGCTTTGCGGCAAGCCGCCATCGCGCGCATCCAGGCGCAATCGGCCCGGCTCGCCGACAGCGTGGCGTTGTTTCAGGCGCTGGGCGGTGGCTGGCTGCAGGCCGTCGACGCACGGCGGAGCGAGGTGGGCGTGGTGTCGTCGAACGGGCAGGGGAATTGA
- a CDS encoding response regulator transcription factor yields the protein MKILLVEDDGKAARLLARGLEEEGFLVDIAGSAEEGEQRVFASDYDLLILDWMLPGKDGLALCAALRRHKIHTPILMLTARDALGDRVTGLNTGADDYLTKPFSFDELLARARALLRRSELTRPSVLTVGDLSLDPMAQRVQRAGTVLTLTRKEYAILEVLMRQAGDVVSRSRLAEQVWKADLVAIDNLIDVHVGNLRRKIDAPGLPTLIQTVRGRGFRLGAAEGEA from the coding sequence ATGAAAATTCTTCTTGTCGAAGACGATGGAAAAGCGGCCCGCCTGCTCGCGCGCGGGCTCGAGGAAGAGGGTTTTCTGGTCGACATCGCAGGCTCCGCCGAAGAAGGCGAGCAGCGCGTTTTTGCCTCCGACTACGACCTGCTGATCCTCGACTGGATGCTGCCCGGCAAGGACGGCCTGGCGTTGTGCGCGGCTTTGCGGCGCCACAAGATCCACACGCCGATCCTGATGCTGACCGCGCGTGACGCGCTGGGCGACCGCGTGACCGGCCTCAATACCGGCGCCGACGACTACCTCACCAAGCCCTTTTCTTTCGACGAACTTCTGGCCCGCGCCCGAGCGTTGCTGCGCCGCTCGGAGCTGACGCGACCGTCCGTGCTCACGGTCGGTGACCTGAGCCTCGACCCAATGGCCCAGCGTGTGCAGCGCGCCGGCACGGTACTCACCCTGACGCGCAAGGAATACGCGATCCTCGAGGTGCTGATGCGCCAGGCCGGCGACGTGGTAAGCCGGTCGCGCCTCGCCGAGCAAGTGTGGAAAGCCGACCTGGTCGCCATCGACAACCTGATCGACGTGCATGTCGGCAACCTGCGCCGCAAGATCGACGCGCCGGGGCTGCCCACGCTGATCCAGACGGTGCGCGGGCGCGGCTTCAGGCTCGGTGCCGCGGAAGGCGAAGCATGA